The following coding sequences lie in one bacterium genomic window:
- a CDS encoding ABC transporter permease yields the protein MRAALLPVVFIVLMAPVAATAHGLDHTIAGDRAVVVTLTYDDGAPFSFETCEVTPPAADAPSQVGRTDRRGRVVFLADRPGDWRVRVVAQDGHGADLTVPIGADLLPSQDHAAGPTRPVKLVTGVSVLFGIFGVVALLMSRRKP from the coding sequence TGCTGCCGGTTGTCTTCATCGTACTCATGGCGCCCGTCGCGGCGACGGCGCACGGCCTGGACCACACCATCGCCGGCGACCGCGCGGTCGTGGTGACGCTGACGTACGACGACGGCGCCCCCTTCTCCTTCGAAACCTGCGAGGTCACGCCGCCCGCCGCGGATGCGCCGTCGCAGGTCGGCCGCACCGACCGCCGCGGACGTGTCGTGTTCCTGGCGGACCGGCCCGGCGACTGGCGGGTGCGCGTCGTGGCCCAGGACGGCCACGGCGCCGACCTGACGGTGCCGATCGGCGCCGACCTGCTGCCGTCGCAGGACCATGCGGCCGGCCCCACCCGTCCCGTCAAGCTCGTCACCGGCGTGTCGGTGCTGTTCGGCATCTTCGGCGTCGTCGCCCTGCTGATGTCCAGGAGGAAACCATGA